The sequence below is a genomic window from Thermoproteota archaeon.
TTTGCGAAATATTCTGAGCGAGATGTTTTAACTCTCATCTTACCATCTGCTTCTTCAATTTTTTCCACAGTATCATATGTCATCTCACCTTTGAATGACAAGAATTGACTCTCTAAAGTTTTAGCAAGTAACGGACCACTTGACATTATAGTACCCGGATAATTTTCAAGTTTCGGAATCAAATTAAGCTGTCCACCCAAATCTTTTGAGATGACTAAAACCGAAACTTGTTGTCTTGCAATGTATATTCCAGCTGAAAGACCAGCAGGACCTGCTCCAACTATAATTATTTCATATTCTTGGGCCAATTTCTAAATTAGTTTACAGAGATTAACGAAGTTAAGTTTTTGATACCATTCATGTTATGTAGATCGTTATCTATTGCATCCTTGATTTTTTGCATGTCATCAGACTCAAGAATAACCAAAATATCACAAATACCATAAACGGTCTTTACTGATTTTACTACAGAAATTTTTTTGGATGCTTCAATAATTTCTCTTTGATTTTTGTAATCAACGTTTAGAAGAACATAGGCCTCGTTCATGAGGTATCTCATGAACCTATTGATAAAAAGTTTCTCTGAGATCGTGCCTAAATTCGGTAGATTTTCTTGTAAAAACATGTCAGGTTTGTCCAGTATAAGCAAAAAGACCATCCAGGACAAACAAAAATTAGATTTCGATATATGAAATTAATCAGATTCCCAAATCATGTCACAGATAGTTCAGC
It includes:
- a CDS encoding Lrp/AsnC family transcriptional regulator, translating into MVFLLILDKPDMFLQENLPNLGTISEKLFINRFMRYLMNEAYVLLNVDYKNQREIIEASKKISVVKSVKTVYGICDILVILESDDMQKIKDAIDNDLHNMNGIKNLTSLISVN